In Cataglyphis hispanica isolate Lineage 1 chromosome 10, ULB_Chis1_1.0, whole genome shotgun sequence, a genomic segment contains:
- the LOC126852241 gene encoding N-acetylglucosamine-1-phosphotransferase subunits alpha/beta isoform X2, producing the protein MLIASNIFINIMSTWKLIQRRCYDLLSYKYSLLVILVAFTCIFIGIVHFGEVWLTWSKEKYEAVFHSFNDNILGKSFQKKLCQHVPIDVVYTWVNGSDPVFLENLEKHVPIVDLSAAASRFSDKDELRYSLRSLEMYAPWVRHVYIVTNGQIPSWLDMDNPRMTLISHEDIFLNKSDLPTFSSPAIESHIHRIPGISDKFLYFNDDVILGAEVWPEDFITQAGGQKIYLAWWVPDCSKVCPWAWVGDGSCDHACNTTLCEFDGGDCQTTIAPIDSETMKEKGDYSYKYLEDSRENNNNELNNILHNKNVFDLSQNDVPVSTVQILPYNLNTFKPIYTLDILRNNSYMGLNTQSNAYIKFKNKENHKSKVVLQPIYSKLLHRNAISKTANHIEQLRRYHNDKNLAPPNSSIKFGKFAYSNQWKHNTRGLDTYAESLLYVNKIYNIAYGLERRRVPAHMPHLIDKWIVNDMQEKFKFEFKKTSNHKVRDSEDMQFAFSYFYFLSSEKRKVSIEEIFDMFDTDKSQTWSDREIRTLLSRLYPLPLDYNLVMEFENAITNCSHDIILTSEIIDVPPGERYLDSTLPVVSKELILNCALVSKKIQSKFGESSRYPHEIIKAGKNEIFEMLTSNVSLTVQLLDEIRRKPKKFICLNDDMNPIRRSENEIVRALLNDFYRSLYPLRSSFELPAQYRNRFSHRQELLEWRANRAKARNLLLCFVALLLTFIFYHIFYHHIRRLYRTRELSTFLV; encoded by the exons ATGTTAATTgcatcaaacatttttattaatataatgagcACATGGAAGTTAATACAGCGACGGTGTTACGATTTActctcatataaatattcattgctCGTGATACTGGTGGCATTTACTTGCATATTCATCGGCATAGTACATTTCGGCGAG GTATGGTTAACATGGAGCAAAGAAAAATACGAGGCAGTGTTTCATTCTTTCAACGACAATATCTTAGGAAAATCTTTCCAAAAGAAATTGTGCCAACATGTCCCTATAGATGTGGTTTACACATGGGTAAATGGCTCCGATCCGGTGTTCTTAGAAAATCTAGAAAAGCATGTCCCCATTGTGGATCTTAGTGCCGCAGCATCAAGATTCAGTGATAAAGACGAATTGCGTTATTCGTTGCGATCATTGGAAATGTATGCACCCTGGGTGAGACATGTTTATATCGTTACCAATGGCCAAATCCCAAGTTGGCTTGATATGGATAATCCTCGGATGACTCTAATCAGTcatgaagatatttttttaaacaaaagtgaTTTACCAACTTTTTCTAGTCCTGCTATTGAAAGTCATATTCATAG AATACCTGGAATCTCtgataagtttttatattttaacgatgACGTCATATTAGGTGCTGAGGTATGGCCAGAGGATTTTATAACTCAAGCAGGTGgacagaaaatatatctggCATGGTGGGTTCCGGATTGCTCTAAAGTATGTCCATGGGCATGGGTTGGTGATGGATCTTGTGATCATGCTTGTAATACTACATTATGCGAATTTGatg GTGGAGATTGTCAAACAACCATTGCCCCTATTGATAGTGAGactatgaaagaaaaaggcgattattcatacaaatatttggaAGATTCTCgtgaaaacaataataatgagttaaataatatcttgcataataaaaatgtgtttgaCTTGTCACAAAATGATGTACCAGTCTCCACAGTTCAAATATTGCCTTATAATCTCAATACTTTTAAACCCATTTATACACTTGATATTCTCagaaataatagttatatggGATTGAATACGCAAAGTAatgcatacataaaatttaaaaataaagaaaatcataaatcaaAAGTTGTTCTTCAACCTATATATTCTAAACTTTTACACAGAAATGCTATAAGCAAAACTGCTAATCATATTGAACAATTAAGACGCTACCATAATGACAAAAATCTCGCGCCACCCAACAGTTCTATTAAGTTTGGTAAATTTGCATATTCCAATCAATGGAAACACAATACACGAGGACTTGATACTTATGcagaatctttattatatgttaacaagatatataatattgcctATGGTCTCGAGCGAAGAAGAGTACCAGCACATATGCCacatttaatagataaatggATTGTGAATGACAtgcaagagaaatttaaatttgaatttaagaaAACATCTAATCATAAAGTGAGAGATTCCGAAGACATGCAATTCGCATTTTCTTACTTCTACTTTTTGTCTAGTGAAAAACGGAAAGTATCCATCGAAGAGATATTTGATATGTTTGACACTGATAAATCACA aaCTTGGTCAGACAGAGAAATAAGAACGCTGTTATCAAGATTATATCCATTACCACTAGATTATAATCTAGTCATGGAATTTGAAAACGCGATAACGAATTGTTCTCATGACATAATTTTGACATCAGAAATTATTGATGTCCCGCCTGGAGAAAGATATCTAGATTCTACCCTC ccGGTGGTttctaaagaattaatattaaattgtgcaTTGGtgtctaaaaaaatacaatcaaaattCGGCGAAAGCAGTCGATATCcacatgaaataattaaagctggaaaaaatgaaatttttgagatGTTGACTAGCAATGTTTCTTTAACGGTACAATTGCTCGATGAAATTCGAAGAAAACCCAA aaagtTTATTTGCTTGAATGACGATATGAATCCCATTCGGCGTTCCGAAAATGAAATTGTTCGTGCCTTGTTGAACGATTTCTATCGTTCATTATATCCATTGCGAAGTAGTTTTGAATTGCCGGCGCAATATCGAAATCGTTTCTCGCATAGACAAGAGCTTCTCGAGTGGCGGGCGAATCGTGCAAAagctagaaatttattattatgctttGTGGCATTGCTTCttactttcatattttatcacatattcTACCATCATATACGTAGATTATACAGAACTCGAGAGTTATCTACATTTCttgtataa
- the LOC126852241 gene encoding N-acetylglucosamine-1-phosphotransferase subunits alpha/beta isoform X1: MLIASNIFINIMSTWKLIQRRCYDLLSYKYSLLVILVAFTCIFIGIVHFGEVWLTWSKEKYEAVFHSFNDNILGKSFQKKLCQHVPIDVVYTWVNGSDPVFLENLEKHVPIVDLSAAASRFSDKDELRYSLRSLEMYAPWVRHVYIVTNGQIPSWLDMDNPRMTLISHEDIFLNKSDLPTFSSPAIESHIHRCLEICMNLHYYIMKYARYAITSLHFFRIPGISDKFLYFNDDVILGAEVWPEDFITQAGGQKIYLAWWVPDCSKVCPWAWVGDGSCDHACNTTLCEFDGGDCQTTIAPIDSETMKEKGDYSYKYLEDSRENNNNELNNILHNKNVFDLSQNDVPVSTVQILPYNLNTFKPIYTLDILRNNSYMGLNTQSNAYIKFKNKENHKSKVVLQPIYSKLLHRNAISKTANHIEQLRRYHNDKNLAPPNSSIKFGKFAYSNQWKHNTRGLDTYAESLLYVNKIYNIAYGLERRRVPAHMPHLIDKWIVNDMQEKFKFEFKKTSNHKVRDSEDMQFAFSYFYFLSSEKRKVSIEEIFDMFDTDKSQTWSDREIRTLLSRLYPLPLDYNLVMEFENAITNCSHDIILTSEIIDVPPGERYLDSTLPVVSKELILNCALVSKKIQSKFGESSRYPHEIIKAGKNEIFEMLTSNVSLTVQLLDEIRRKPKKFICLNDDMNPIRRSENEIVRALLNDFYRSLYPLRSSFELPAQYRNRFSHRQELLEWRANRAKARNLLLCFVALLLTFIFYHIFYHHIRRLYRTRELSTFLV, translated from the exons ATGTTAATTgcatcaaacatttttattaatataatgagcACATGGAAGTTAATACAGCGACGGTGTTACGATTTActctcatataaatattcattgctCGTGATACTGGTGGCATTTACTTGCATATTCATCGGCATAGTACATTTCGGCGAG GTATGGTTAACATGGAGCAAAGAAAAATACGAGGCAGTGTTTCATTCTTTCAACGACAATATCTTAGGAAAATCTTTCCAAAAGAAATTGTGCCAACATGTCCCTATAGATGTGGTTTACACATGGGTAAATGGCTCCGATCCGGTGTTCTTAGAAAATCTAGAAAAGCATGTCCCCATTGTGGATCTTAGTGCCGCAGCATCAAGATTCAGTGATAAAGACGAATTGCGTTATTCGTTGCGATCATTGGAAATGTATGCACCCTGGGTGAGACATGTTTATATCGTTACCAATGGCCAAATCCCAAGTTGGCTTGATATGGATAATCCTCGGATGACTCTAATCAGTcatgaagatatttttttaaacaaaagtgaTTTACCAACTTTTTCTAGTCCTGCTATTGAAAGTCATATTCATAGGTGCTTGGAAATATGTATGAatctacattattatataatgaaatatgcaCGATATGCAATAAcatctttgcattttttcagAATACCTGGAATCTCtgataagtttttatattttaacgatgACGTCATATTAGGTGCTGAGGTATGGCCAGAGGATTTTATAACTCAAGCAGGTGgacagaaaatatatctggCATGGTGGGTTCCGGATTGCTCTAAAGTATGTCCATGGGCATGGGTTGGTGATGGATCTTGTGATCATGCTTGTAATACTACATTATGCGAATTTGatg GTGGAGATTGTCAAACAACCATTGCCCCTATTGATAGTGAGactatgaaagaaaaaggcgattattcatacaaatatttggaAGATTCTCgtgaaaacaataataatgagttaaataatatcttgcataataaaaatgtgtttgaCTTGTCACAAAATGATGTACCAGTCTCCACAGTTCAAATATTGCCTTATAATCTCAATACTTTTAAACCCATTTATACACTTGATATTCTCagaaataatagttatatggGATTGAATACGCAAAGTAatgcatacataaaatttaaaaataaagaaaatcataaatcaaAAGTTGTTCTTCAACCTATATATTCTAAACTTTTACACAGAAATGCTATAAGCAAAACTGCTAATCATATTGAACAATTAAGACGCTACCATAATGACAAAAATCTCGCGCCACCCAACAGTTCTATTAAGTTTGGTAAATTTGCATATTCCAATCAATGGAAACACAATACACGAGGACTTGATACTTATGcagaatctttattatatgttaacaagatatataatattgcctATGGTCTCGAGCGAAGAAGAGTACCAGCACATATGCCacatttaatagataaatggATTGTGAATGACAtgcaagagaaatttaaatttgaatttaagaaAACATCTAATCATAAAGTGAGAGATTCCGAAGACATGCAATTCGCATTTTCTTACTTCTACTTTTTGTCTAGTGAAAAACGGAAAGTATCCATCGAAGAGATATTTGATATGTTTGACACTGATAAATCACA aaCTTGGTCAGACAGAGAAATAAGAACGCTGTTATCAAGATTATATCCATTACCACTAGATTATAATCTAGTCATGGAATTTGAAAACGCGATAACGAATTGTTCTCATGACATAATTTTGACATCAGAAATTATTGATGTCCCGCCTGGAGAAAGATATCTAGATTCTACCCTC ccGGTGGTttctaaagaattaatattaaattgtgcaTTGGtgtctaaaaaaatacaatcaaaattCGGCGAAAGCAGTCGATATCcacatgaaataattaaagctggaaaaaatgaaatttttgagatGTTGACTAGCAATGTTTCTTTAACGGTACAATTGCTCGATGAAATTCGAAGAAAACCCAA aaagtTTATTTGCTTGAATGACGATATGAATCCCATTCGGCGTTCCGAAAATGAAATTGTTCGTGCCTTGTTGAACGATTTCTATCGTTCATTATATCCATTGCGAAGTAGTTTTGAATTGCCGGCGCAATATCGAAATCGTTTCTCGCATAGACAAGAGCTTCTCGAGTGGCGGGCGAATCGTGCAAAagctagaaatttattattatgctttGTGGCATTGCTTCttactttcatattttatcacatattcTACCATCATATACGTAGATTATACAGAACTCGAGAGTTATCTACATTTCttgtataa